A region of Plectropomus leopardus isolate mb chromosome 16, YSFRI_Pleo_2.0, whole genome shotgun sequence DNA encodes the following proteins:
- the scml4 gene encoding sex comb on midleg-like protein 4 isoform X2: MSSLSAGSEMQTPALGPQFIAGPQAKVPGRKRGRPPVQKLEFQSHYVEPLSPIKVPKKRGRKPGFKLKPRMVMSPLANSPPSSTPEPELGSIPQDAAIVPHSATPQVLTAETSMPDDFLCDPPVDSKRYAVDPSDSAFNVMTSQYPPKQSYGYRGSSCSTSVGLCRQASSPGNFQEANRNAYSPMQDPGESKRPAGKDPSRWGVEEVIWFIKDADPQALGPHAEAFRRHEIDGDALLLLKSEMMMKYLGLKLGPALKLCYHIDRLKQNRL, encoded by the exons ATGAGTTCCCTGTCTGCCGGCTCAGAGATGCAGACGCCTGCTCTCGGCCCCCAGTTCATTGCGGGGCCTCAGGCTAAGGTGCCGGGCCGAAAGAGGGGACGGCCTCCTGTCCAAAAGCTTGAGTTCCAGAGTCACTACGTTGAACCTCTGTCCCCTATCAAGGTCCCGaaaaagagaggcagaaaacctGGATTTAAG ctGAAGCCCAGGATGGTGATGTCCCCACTCGCCAACTCACCTCCCAGCAGCACACCAGAACCTGAGCTGGGCTCCATCCCACAGGATGCTGCTATTGTCCCCCACTCTGCCACACCACAGGTCCTAACAG CAGAGACATCAATGCCTGATGACTTCTTATGTGACCCACCGGTGGACTCCAAGCGCTACGCTGTAGACCCCAGTGACTCCGCCTTCAATGTCATGACATCACAATACCCACCAAAGCAGTCCTATGGTTACCGTGGCAGCAGTTGCTCTACATCAGTGGGCTTGTGCAGACAAGCATCCAGCCCGGGAAACTTCCAGGAAGCAAACAGGAATG CCTACAGTCCGATGCAAGACCCTGGAGAGTCTAAGCGTCCTGCTGGTAAGGATCCGTCCCGTTGGGGTGTTGAGGAGGTCATTTGGTTCATCAAAGATGCTGACCCCCAAGCCTTGGGACCCCACGCTGAGGCATTCAGGAGGCAT gagATAGATGGAGATGCTCTGCTCCTACTGAAAAgtgagatgatgatgaagtaTCTGGGACTAAAGCTGGGACCAGCACTTAAACTATGTTATCACATTGACAGGCTTAAACAGAATCGGTTGTGA
- the scml4 gene encoding sex comb on midleg-like protein 4 isoform X1, producing the protein MSSLSAGSEMQTPALGPQFIAGPQAKVPGRKRGRPPVQKLEFQSHYVEPLSPIKVPKKRGRKPGFKLKPRMVMSPLANSPPSSTPEPELGSIPQDAAIVPHSATPQVLTAETSMPDDFLCDPPVDSKRYAVDPSDSAFNVMTSQYPPKQSYGYRGSSCSTSVGLCRQASSPGNFQEANRNVAYSPMQDPGESKRPAGKDPSRWGVEEVIWFIKDADPQALGPHAEAFRRHEIDGDALLLLKSEMMMKYLGLKLGPALKLCYHIDRLKQNRL; encoded by the exons ATGAGTTCCCTGTCTGCCGGCTCAGAGATGCAGACGCCTGCTCTCGGCCCCCAGTTCATTGCGGGGCCTCAGGCTAAGGTGCCGGGCCGAAAGAGGGGACGGCCTCCTGTCCAAAAGCTTGAGTTCCAGAGTCACTACGTTGAACCTCTGTCCCCTATCAAGGTCCCGaaaaagagaggcagaaaacctGGATTTAAG ctGAAGCCCAGGATGGTGATGTCCCCACTCGCCAACTCACCTCCCAGCAGCACACCAGAACCTGAGCTGGGCTCCATCCCACAGGATGCTGCTATTGTCCCCCACTCTGCCACACCACAGGTCCTAACAG CAGAGACATCAATGCCTGATGACTTCTTATGTGACCCACCGGTGGACTCCAAGCGCTACGCTGTAGACCCCAGTGACTCCGCCTTCAATGTCATGACATCACAATACCCACCAAAGCAGTCCTATGGTTACCGTGGCAGCAGTTGCTCTACATCAGTGGGCTTGTGCAGACAAGCATCCAGCCCGGGAAACTTCCAGGAAGCAAACAGGAATG TAGCCTACAGTCCGATGCAAGACCCTGGAGAGTCTAAGCGTCCTGCTGGTAAGGATCCGTCCCGTTGGGGTGTTGAGGAGGTCATTTGGTTCATCAAAGATGCTGACCCCCAAGCCTTGGGACCCCACGCTGAGGCATTCAGGAGGCAT gagATAGATGGAGATGCTCTGCTCCTACTGAAAAgtgagatgatgatgaagtaTCTGGGACTAAAGCTGGGACCAGCACTTAAACTATGTTATCACATTGACAGGCTTAAACAGAATCGGTTGTGA